Genomic DNA from Acomys russatus chromosome 24, mAcoRus1.1, whole genome shotgun sequence:
gcacCTCAGTTAGTGTTGACAGGCACTTGGTCATCCCCTCCTGTCCCCAGGCTGCAGAAGTCAAAGGACTGTCTTCAGCTTAGATAGGAGCAAACACATAGCCATAGAGCTATTGAATACGGTAGTGGTGGGGTAGGGTCAGGTGGGGTGAGGTCAGGCggtgcagggtggggtgggggtggggctcttgcAGGCAGAAAGCAGAACCTACCCTGAGTTCCTGGAAGACCCCATCTATCAGGGGCATGGTCCAGCTCCGGCCAACATGTGTGACAGAGAGGCAGGGCCATCTGAGGCTCAGGCAGCTATAGGATGCTGGGACCTGGTTCACAGGCCACAGACATGCCAATGGGAAGATGCATGCTACAGCTTTAAGCGCTGCACTCTGCAGCAGGGGGCAGAACCCTGAAGCCAGGCAGGGCAGTCAGGAGGGTCTCCACAGGAAAGGGGTTTGCCAGGGTCCCACCAGTCATCAGGTAACCCCTCCTCCTTGGACTTTTACAAATTTACAAATGACTTTGGAGTCTACGTGTCCCTAAACTGTGATCAAAGAAATATTGAGGCAAGCTCCAATGTCTTCCCTTCTACACAGCTGTGGGACAGCTtcctcctggactccctttgtagaccaggccggccttgaactcacaacgatccgcctgcctctgcctcccgagtgctggaattaaaggcgtgcgccaccacgcccggcctggtcCTTGGTCTTTTGTCTGGAACCTAGGTCCTGCCATATTGGCCACGCTGGTCTCAAAGCTGGGCTCAAGTGTTCCTCTGACATCAGCTTCCCAAGAAGCTGGAACCAGGAACTAGGGCTTAGAACAATTACTtacatattaaatgaaataattatgttttaagtCAGAGTTTTGGTATCTATCTCGAGCTAGCATCCaactcagtcttcctgcctccgcctcccaagtgctgggatcacaacaTAGGGCAACACTGCAAGTGTAAAAGTCCTGAAGTTGTGATAAATAGGCTGAGCAAGATGGCCGAGCAGGTCAAGGCACTCGCTGTGTAAACTTGACATTCTGAGTTTGAGCTCCAGGATCCACATagaggtggaaggcaagaaccaatTCCATGAAGTTATCttctaacctacacacacatacacacacacacacacacacacacacacacacacacacacacacacacgtatgtttATTCACTAGGTGTGATAAAATATACGTCTTAGGCTGGTTGAACTCTTTTCAGGAGAATTCTGTTATGCCACCATTTCATTACCCCCAACAGAAACTGGACTCATTGGACACCAGCCcaaccctccccttccctctttccccaacCCCTGTGACCTGTTGTTTCAGCATCTGTCTGTCACAGATACTTATTGTAACCAGAATGACGGGTTCTGTCCTTGctctccagcccagctcctgGTTGAGCACACCCTGTCTGTTGTCAGCATTCCGGATGCCGAGAGCTCCTTTTGGTTGTCACGGAGTTGGCAGCAAATGCAGCcccttttcttaaagatttatttatttattatgtacagagtACTTTGTCTGAATGtgtgggcaccagatcttattatagatggttgtgagctaccattggttgctgggaattgaactcaggacctctggaagagcaagtagtgctcttaacattgagccatctctccagccccgcagctCCTTTTCAATTTGAGTGACTTGGGTCCTTTTTCTTTGCTGATCCAAGTAAAGGCTTGTCAgttttgttaatcttttcaaagaaccgGGTTCCCTATTCCACTTATCTGTTATatatttccgtgtgtgtgtgtgtgtgtatggtgtggtgcgTGTGATGTgtgaatttgtgtatgtgtgggtacatgcataTGGAGGGCAAAGGTTGAGGTCAGCAACCATCCTGAATTTTCTTCTGTGGTATGGGGCATCAAGCCAGGGCCTTGCCCCATAGTACACAGGATATGCCTCCAGCACCCATATCCTGGCTGTTTCTAaagactaatttatttttatgtgtatgaggttttacctacatgtgtttgtgtgtcacgTGTGTTCCTggaacccagaagagggcaccagatttccgAGAAAGTACAGGTGGTGGTAAGCCACCATGAGGAACCAAATCTGCGTCCTCTACAAGCTCAAcaaacaagtgcttttaacaacAGAgctcgctgggcagtggtggcgcacgcctttaatcccagcattcaggatgcagaggcaggcagatcactgtgagttcaaggccagcctggtctacaaagagagtccaggacagtcaagactacacagagaaactctgtcttgaaaaaccaaaaaacaacaaaaaacaaaaaacaaaaaaccacaaaaaacctcaaacaaaaaacaaacaaaaaatagagctctctccagaccctatttctttctaaaaattatgtgtttacttacttattttatgtatgagtgtgcatatgaGCACATGGGATATGTGAAGATCAGAGGGCAATTTACaggagttggattttttttttttaccaccatGTTGGTCCCAGGGGTTGTCTGGCTtaccaagtgcctttacctgctgaggcatcttgtTGGCTCACAATgtgtcatgtatgtatgtatgtatgtatgtatgtacgtacgtacgtatacctacctacctaccatctatcatgtgtgtgtgtgtgtgctgcatgtgtgcaACACGTGTtccagtgcctgaggaggcactgtgtttgtgagctgcctgatatgggtgctgggaacgaaacccaggtcctctccatgAACAGAAGCTTGCCTCTGGCAACTGCCCTTCGCACACTTCACTGACACAGCTGCTGAGTAGCCTCTCTCCAAACCCCCAGTCTCCCAGCACTATAGACTGCACCCTGGAGCCACTGACACCAATAATCCAAAGGCTGTACCGAGCTTAATGAGAACACCCCGGGTGCTGAGAAGCTGCCAGCACAGAGCACAGCCCCCTGTTAACCGGTCTGCCACACATGCGGCAGGTGCACAGCTCCTTCAGCACACCTGGGAAGGGCAGCTGGCTCTTCTGCGCCTGCATGAGATCAACTGAGAATCCCTCACAGAGCAGAGTCagaggaattaaaaacaaaacccaaacaaacaaacaaacaaaaaaccaacaataacaacaacaacaaaaaccaaaccaccatgaccaagccATAGTAGAAACGggattttaatataatattcaaGTCTAGCATTTTCTAtttacaacaaataaatattgcCCCACCCCAATCAGtaaacttttactttttataCAAATATGCAGTCGTCTTCCCCATCCCCGCAAATGTCCTTCCCCCGAGCCTCCCATTTCACGTAGTCATGTACAACCAGGGTGCAGTGGTATTGAATGGCACTTGGAGTGGTGTGGGACTCAATCCCAAGCAGGTGAGGGTCCGTGACAGGGCTTGTCTCTCTGATCCAAGGGAGGGCTGGCGCTCGTGGTGGGAAAAGACTCCCTCACTCTGTAGGCCCTGGCGATGGAATCTTTGGTGCAGCCGGAGAAAGGCTAGAGTGTGGGAGCAAAGACTGGAACTTCCATGAAGGTCCCAGGCTGGTGCCTCTGGGCACAAGGAGAGAACGCAGTTGTCAGccctgctgggtgtgtgtgtatggtgcccTGGAGCATCCGGGGGCATGGATGGCAGTGATCTGCACCTGGGGAGGTGTCAGGAAAGTGTGGAGGGCAGTGTCCTGGGCAGGCAAGGTATCGTGCCCGAATGGCAGCACCCCTTGGCAAAAAGTCAGCTAGTCCTCTGGTTCCAGAGAGCAGAAGGCACCTAAGGCAGCGAGTGGTCCCTGGAGGCCAGGTCAGCCTGTCAGTGGCAGGTGTCAATCCCGGCGGCGGTGGCAGGAGAAGTCTAGGGTGAAGCTGGAGTCTGgggggtagccttggctggcagGTGGGCAGAGGTACCTGGGTGGCCTGGGCCACTCTAGTCTGTAAGTGCTTAGTCCCCAGCCAGCCAGAGCCCGGGAGGTGTCCTTAGAAGATGCCTTTGGCAATCTTGAGGCCTTTCTGCTTCATTCGAGGGAGGGTGGAGCTGGCTCCATGCTTGACCTTGTTAGCCCCCTTAGTGAAGGTCCGCTTCTTTAGAATAAAGTCATAGTTGGCGGTAGAGTTCATGGCATAGAACACATTGGCGTTTTCTGGGATCTTCAGCTCTggtgggagaggggcaggggagcaatcagtggtggtggggggccTAGGATACCCCACCACTGGAGAGCCTCCTCTAGGCCACACCAAGGTCCTGAGGGCCCTCCAATCCAGCTGTGCCACCACCAAGAACCTCTCCTGTGACTCCCACCAGGGGATAGATGCTGCTGAGAGTCTAAGGGTGTTTACTGACTGGCCAAGAGTCTCCCCATCACACCCGTGTGGCTGTCTcggccaggtgggacttccagccAGAGCAGGCTTCCTGGATTCGGACTGCCTTCCTTGATGGTTCCCCACTCCTCACAGAGGCTCCAAggaccagcagagggcagaacCTTCCTCTGGGCTCAAGTCCCACCAGTCTCCTCTGGCCTAGAATCTGTCTGTCATTACCAAGCTGGACTTGCTGCTCCCGCTGACCCTGCCTGTGCCTGACGCTAGCTCCTGAGCCTCTGTAGGTCTGTTTTCTGAAAGGTGCGTGTGTGGAGAGCCCCTCATCCTGTCCACAATGGGATGAGAAGCTAAAAGAAGGTTTGCATTACAACCTCGAGATAGCACAGGAGTCATTCCGTCAGTTGACTGGGACAAATGGTGGATGTGGGCATTCGGGTCACGTCACATTCAACATGGGTGACCTCTACAGTGGTTTCTTTCTCCTGCATTACCTGCTTGTTAAGAGCCTCCTTTTGGGGAAAAGGGCACGGGCACAGAGTGCCTGGAAGTCTCCAAGTTCTTTGAGAATGGGCTCAAGCTGTAGGAGGCTGTCAGCCACAcgacacgggtgctgggaactgagctcaggtcctccgcaagagcagcacacactgATGGTTTTAAGACCTATTTCATCttcctttaattttatgtatgagtaacggcccacatatatgtatgtgcagcacATTTGAGCCCGGTACTCAAGAAGATCAGAAGCAGCCACTGGATTCCCGggaactgggattataggcggcTGCGAAGCGCCTGTCTGTGGGTGCTAGGCACTGAACgcaggctctctggaagagcagcaagttcttctaaccactgagccatctttgcagcacacagcacacactctaaccactgagccatctttgcagcacAAAGCACacactctaaccactgagccatctttgcagcacacagcacacactctaaccactgagccatctttgcagcacAAAGCACacactctaaccactgagccatctttgcagcacacagcacacactctaaccactgagccatctttgcagcacacagcacacactctaaGACACTGCACTACCCCTCCAGTCTTTGTTTGATCCATTCCTCTGGTTTCTAGAACACTGACTGACTCAGTGTGTGTTTTTATCTcatgtagatttaaaaaaaaaaaattttttttttaaattttatgtgcattggtttttGCCTTCATATgtctgtgaaggtgccagatcccctggaactggagttaatagACAGTTTAGGCTgccgtgtgggtgttgggaattgaacctgggttccctggaagagcagccagtgctcttaactgctgaaatTATCTTTCCAGCACCTCATGTGTGGATTCTTCCTGAAGTACCTGCTTTCTTATTTTAACCAGACAAGGTCCCTTCCAGCAGGTCCATGAACGAGCCTTACACTTTGGACAGGGAGGCCCAGCAGATGCTGGGATAGgaaggagaccctgcctcaaggggcTGCCTCGAGGCAAGGGTACCAAGCTCACACTGGCCTGCTACTGTGCTTTCCAGGGCCTCAGGCCTCAAACCTGAGGCGGAGAACGTGCTGGCCTGCCCCTCTGCCACTGGCCTGCTACTGTGCTTTCCTGAGCCTCAGGCCTCGGATCTGGGGCGGAGGACGTGCTGGCCTGCCCCTGTGCTGCTGGCCCGGAGTCTGACTGGCTTACTTACTGTGATCCTCTGTGATGATCTGAACCAGCTCATAGTCCTCTGGCTCGTCCTCATCCAGGTTGTGTTTGTCCATGGCTTTTCGGATGACAGTTGGGGCCTTATCCTGGCTGGTTACCTGGGTTGGAATGGGGGACAGGCTATCAGGACAAGGGTACAGTGGCCAGAGACCCATCTGGGCACCCCTCACCTTCCGCCTCACTAGAATGGCCTCCACGGCATGAGCATGGTTGTTTCCCAACCGTTTCCAGCTCCATTTTCCTACAACAGCCTGCCACCAACTCCCACGGGGAGCTGTGTCCCTGAAGGCAAGAGAATCACAAGCCTGGGGAACCAGTAATTTCCACCCAAACTCTAAGGAGGAACCAGCTGATGCCCACTGGCCACCTATGTCTTGCCCTGCTCTGAGGCTGTAGGGAGCACAGGCTAGCTCAGGGGGCCTCAGTCGTGGGGTTACCCAGGTGAATGGGAACAAGTCCTCCCAGCTCTTGGCACAGAGAGGCTGAGGATCCAGTGGGGTAGAGCCTGGTAGGGTACCTGAGCCAGGGTAGGGGCCACCTGCAGCTGGAGCCCTGGCAGGTGGAAAAGGCCCTCCCTGTGTGCCCACCCACCATCTGTAGAAGTGATCCATTGGCTCCATGACCTTGACACTACTGACTCTTGCCGGGGCCTCCAGCCTGCTTTGGGCCCATCTCCCCGAGCTGGGACTGCAACAGCAGCCTCCTGAGCTGGGCCTCCATCTTGGCCCTACGCACACACCAAGTCACCGCTGCCCTCTGTTTCAGCCTCCCCGAGAAAGTCAAGGGTTTTACAGCTCAGTGGGGGCCCTGACTGCTTCTGCCTTAATGTCTGTCCCACTGCCACAGGCCTGATGCCCTACAATCCAGAGTCCTGGGGGCTGGGGCATACTGCTCATCTCCCTCTTCTCGGGCCCTGAGTGAGGGCCAAGGTCCGCAGTTATTTCTCTCTATTCTTGTAAACCTAGAAGGTCAGTGCTAGGTTAAGACAGCAAAGGAGGTCAAAGATGGCACACAGGTATCTGTGCGTGTTTGCTGCCCCATCAGGCTGGGCACCATGGGGAGACGCCCCTGCTGCCAGCTCACCAAGATGCTCTTGTACATGTTGCCGTTGTCCACATCCAGGCTGACGCGGATGATGCAGCAGTCGCCCACCTGCTGGTTGTAGAGCGGCAGTGGGGAGGAGCTGTAGCTGCAGACCCCTGAGACGGAGCGCTTGTGGGTACGTGTGGTAGACACGGGCGtggtggaggctgaggaggaggaggtgctgcTGGAGGCCGAGCTGATGCCGGAGGTCTCGGGGGACGACTGGGAGGCTGACTCCCAAAACTGTGGACGACAGTCAACAGCAGCCCGAATTGTGAGGGGCCCTGAAGGCCGACAGCCAGCTTTCGGGACTTGTGGGCCCCTTGTTGGACATAGTGTGAGATGCACCAatgaggaggggcaggagggagtgtgtgtgtgtgggggggtcaccTTCTTTTCCTGGCCATCAGGAGACTCTGGGACAAAGCTCATGTTGATCTCCTCCACGTCAGAGCTGGAAGAACCGGCTGAGTGTACACTGAGTGCGTCGGTGATGTCACCGCTGCCGAGGTAGGGGCCACACCGGAGCTGGTCACAGGACTTGGAGTGGGCACTGCTACTGGTACTAAGCTCCGTGCTGGGAGCCTGGCGGCTGGATGAAGAGGTTGGTTTACTCTAGGggtcttcccacccacccccctcgaCTGCTCTAAGGGATCATCCCATTTCATAGAGGTGGAAACTGAGGCCCGGAGAGCTGACTCAACTCACTCTATGACTGACAGAACCGGCCAGTGTTAGGTAAGACCCCAGCACCAGTGTGGCTGGTTCTCCTAGCCCCCAGCTTCTCTGGTCCCTGTGTACTCCCCGGGTCCAGGCTCTTACTCGCTCCAGCGCTTGACAATGGCTGTGCTCTTCTTGCTCCTGAGAGTGTTGCTGGCTGACTCAGATGGCGGCTCCAGCTCACACGACAGGTTGTAGCTAAGGCAGAGGTGGTCGTGAGGCTCCCAGGAGCCAAGCAGGGGCTCCCATCCAGGGCTAACCCAGAAGTTGAAGGCTGGGTACAGGGACATCGCCAACCAACCATGTGACGTGATGACTGCCTCACCTCTCGGCCTCACTGAGCCGCTCCATGGCTCGGAACCAGGCCCCAAAGCGCTCCTCGGGAGCAATGCTGTAGTTGTTGCAGGCCGACTGCAGCAACTTGATCTGGGCGATCACTTCGAACTCCTGGGTCGAGGGaaaacagggtggtggtggtgggcccACGAGGGTCCGGCAGGAGCTGGCCTCTGCATCTTTCTCTCCCTACTCCCCCCCCCACTTACACCCACTCAGGCCACTTCCTTTTTTCACTACTGTTTGGACTTCCACACAGGAAGCTGTCCTGGATGTCATCCCTAGGCTCCCTGTGTGGAACAGCCCTTGAAGGGTGAGGTAAACCGAATGTCACCACCAGGGAAATCACCACCAGGGTGGAGTGAATGTCTTGCCCAGTCCATCTCCCCACGTGAGCGTGGCAGCTCCttaccttccttctcttttcGAAGTTGATAAGTCTCCCCTAGAAGACAGACAGCCAAGGTCCATAAGAAAGCACCCTCTTCCACCATTAAGTCCTGCCTACCTTGATCTGCACTACCATAGGCACCCACTAGGGGGCAGGGAccacccacacctggctctagGCTCTAGCACAGGGAGACCTGAGGGCAGAGGTTTGTAGATATTCCTGTCCAAGCCTTTCTGGGTTAGAAGGCCCGGCTTGGCCCGCATGCTGTCTGATCTTGGAGTGCCAAGCCTCATTCTCTTGCCCAGAGCTACCATCTGGCATGTCTAGTCCAGCCAACCCACTCCTCAGCTCTGCGGTCAGACagctctgggtgggggtgggggggtctgttCTCCCAGGCCCGACCCTCAGATCTCCCCTTAGGCCCACGTTCACTCACATACAGATAGTCCTTCATGGCTGTGTCCAGCATCACCAGGTCAGTGAGGAAAGTGCCCAGGTAGGGGACAGTGCCCTGGATGACCCCCTGAGGCATCAAGTGGGAGACAAGCAAGGCTCAGGACCCCAGCTCCACCAGGGCACACCAAGAACCCTTGCCCCCTCTCTCTAGGTCTCATCCCAGGCTGGCAAAGGGCAGGTCATCAACATTATGTGGCCCTGCTCACACCTTCCCTGCCAGGCCCTGACTCTGATGGCAcagactttccttttcttttccaagacagggtttctctgtgtagccttggctggcctagactcactctgtagaccaggctggcctcaaactcacagtgatccacctgcctctgcctcctgaatgctgggattgaaggcgtgcaaccaccacgcccggcagcacAGCCTTTTCTTGTCCCGCAAGATGTAGCTGGTCACCTTGCCACCAGAGATACGGGCCAAGGGAAccccttcctgtccccacccccaggtcaCTCACTGTCTCCTTCTGCCGCCTCTGGGCTCTCCTAGGGTTCATTTCCAGCGTGGCAAACTTGGAGGTTCCTTCCTGCCAGGGTTGAAGGTGACGTTAGTAAGATTCCCTTCGTTTCCTGAACCCAACCTGTGCTCCGACCCTGGGCCTGGAGGTCCTTGCGTCATCTGGGCCAACATGGCTCCTACCACTCACtggttggggaggaagggagggcctGGGCCTGGCCTTGCTGCGCCCAAAGTCCTCACCTTTGAAACTCAGAGGGTCCTGCACCTGCGTCCTGGGGACAGTGCCTGGTCCCCAGTGCCATCCTGACTCTTCGTGAGCCAAATCCCTGTGACCTCCTGAACACCCCACTTCTCCCTTAGACCTCATAGTTTCCTGTAAGGTCAGTACCTCCATTTGCCAGACAAGAAAACGGAGGCCTAGAAACTGGCAGCACCCCATGCAGAACCCTACAGAGACTCAGAGAAGTGCAGCCTACTGACTGGAGTCCTGGCCTCTGGCCCTGTGATTTGTGACAGGATCGCTGAGCTCAGTCTTAACGGGAGAGGGACAAGGTGTCTCAGGCTCCTGTTCCAGTCCCCAGCTTCCTAGCTCCATACGGCCCTCAGCAGAGCCCTCCGCCTTAATTCCCTAAGGGCTACACAGGGCTGTCTTCAGTCTGACCAGTGTGGCAGGGGCAGGGCCTACTGAtaatgctgcctttttttttttttaaacatggaagcTTCTGGAGTAAGACAGAAAAATGAGTTAATTGGTCCCTGAGATGTCTAAGCTGCCTGGGCATCCTGTAGCTTCCAGCCCGGGCATCCAGCAGCTTTTGGGGAAAGCCACATAAGCAGGCCTATCTGCACCATAGGACTACATGTTTGGAGTGAGGGATGGTCCCCATCCTAGGTAGCTTCTCCCCTGGGACAAGCCTGGCATCACAGGGACAGAACAAACAGGCTCAGAGAAGTTGCACCCTATTCTGTCCGCCTGCCAGTGGCTAAACCCCAGCCAACAGGAAGCTGTAGACCTGCTAATCTGGCTGCCTCATCCTCCTGCGGCAAGCCTGAATGGCTGTCTTCACTACATCAGATTACCAGGGGCCTCCTGTTCCTCCaagtgcctgctgcctgcctgaggGCCAAAGACAGCCCTCCTCCCTTTGTCCAGCCTGGATAGTGAGGAgcatctccccaaccccccacctgACATCTCTTGTCCCCTCCGCCCAGTCCCGCCCCCACCTCTGTGGATTCCACCTCACCTTGATgagcagctctctgctcaggGAGTAGTTGTTCTCATCAGAGAAAATCTCCGACAGTTTCTGGAACACTCGAAAACTGTCCCTGAAGAGAAGCGCAGAGTGAAGGCAGCAGTTAGGATGGGTGTGCGCCGGGGCAGGCACGGTGGGGaacctgctttcttctagaacaaAGATTCTAAGCTGCTAGAGAAGGATGCTCTAAACATGGTTCCACCAAGGGCAAGCGGAGTCGGCAGACCTGTGGTTTTTCTCTCAGCTGGACAATTCTGTGGCCGTGTGCAAGGACGAGACACTCACCTGGCTCTTCTCAGGGTATACACACTGAGCTGTGCCTACCAGTGGACCCACCCCTCGGACTTTGCTACTGAGGCTCACTGAAGGTGGCGCCACCCCAGGCTATAGTTGGGGTGGGGACGGGGAGGCCTACCTGGAGACTTCCTCCCATGTCTTCTTTAGGCGGTGGATAGCATTGCTCTGTAGAGCAGAGAGGATGGCGTAGAGCGAGGAGAAGTTCTTGAGCGCTCTGCACTCCTGGGGACAAGGAGTCTATGAGTGAAGCCCTGGGCTAAGCCCCTCCTTAGTGCCAGGGAAACTCCACAGAGGGCATGCCAGGGacacatgcttacacagcaaCTCAAGTGTACAGCGGCAGGGAGTGTGTGTCGGGCAATGGGCCATGTGGCCCTGAGGTGTGTGAGGAAAGAGATGAGGTCCCCAGACCCTCCTGCAGCCTACCCTGGCCACCTCGATCCAGTGTTCCACCACCCGGGCCCTGTCCGAAGCCTTCATACTCTGGTCCCCAAGGCAGGTAGTAATGACACAGTTGGCCACGTTGTTGAACTGGGCGACAGTGGCACGGATGGTAGGTGCGAGGTGTTCCTTGCCCTTCTTGTCCCGCTGGGACCAGATGGAGCCCAGGCAGTGGTAGGGCACAACTTTCTTGAATAGTTCCTAGGAAGGGGGATTGGTGTCACTGGGCCCTGCACAGCCCACAGGCCCAAGCTGAAGCTAGGATGGTGAGGATGCGGCTGTGTTCTGTGGGACTCTCGCCCCCTCCacctgacctctgagggcacccagTACATGGTAAACCAGGCAAAATGATGGGGAGAGGTGCACACGACAGTGGCTCATGTCTGCTCACCTGAGAGCATACCTGCTACACAGCCCTGGCCTGTGTCTGACACAGTCTCCTGCACACAGTAAGCACTTCCTAAGTGCTGATGTTAGCTAGGGGCCCAGGGCAGAATGGAGGAGGGTGACCCAGAGGCCTAAGGGCACCTTGGTGAGCACGCCTCC
This window encodes:
- the Ralgds gene encoding ral guanine nucleotide dissociation stimulator isoform X5, with protein sequence MAREAGQAHARPTVPRGRKGSMFFACISVVTARRWAVARHTTPRTPTPQTPWSVTLLAPATESSTQEIGEELINGVIYSISLRKVQLHQGATKGQRWLGCENESALNLYETCKVRTVKAGTLEKLVEHLVPAFQGSDLSYVTVFLCTYRAFTTTQQVLDLLFKRYGCILPYSSEDGGPQDQLKNAISSILGTWLDQYSEDFCQPPDFPCLKQLVAYVQLNMPGSDLERRAHLLLAQLEDLEPSEVEPEALSPAPVLSLKPASQLEPATEPASQLEPAPAQASQLEPAPEVPAPSRVVSPVPEPAAAPVPVLASSPVVAPAPEPPPELEPELDPALPHALELEPAPVPPPALEPSWPLPGATENGLQEKPHLLLFPPDLVAEQFTLMDAELFKKVVPYHCLGSIWSQRDKKGKEHLAPTIRATVAQFNNVANCVITTCLGDQSMKASDRARVVEHWIEVARECRALKNFSSLYAILSALQSNAIHRLKKTWEEVSRDSFRVFQKLSEIFSDENNYSLSRELLIKEGTSKFATLEMNPRRAQRRQKETGVIQGTVPYLGTFLTDLVMLDTAMKDYLYGRLINFEKRRKEFEVIAQIKLLQSACNNYSIAPEERFGAWFRAMERLSEAESYNLSCELEPPSESASNTLRSKKSTAIVKRWSDRQAPSTELSTSSSAHSKSCDQLRCGPYLGSGDITDALSVHSAGSSSSDVEEINMSFVPESPDGQEKKFWESASQSSPETSGISSASSSTSSSSASTTPVSTTRTHKRSVSGVCSYSSSPLPLYNQQVGDCCIIRVSLDVDNGNMYKSILVTSQDKAPTVIRKAMDKHNLDEDEPEDYELVQIITEDHKLKIPENANVFYAMNSTANYDFILKKRTFTKGANKVKHGASSTLPRMKQKGLKIAKGIF
- the Ralgds gene encoding ral guanine nucleotide dissociation stimulator isoform X2, with amino-acid sequence MAREAGQAHARPTVPRGRKGSMFFACISVVTARRWAVARHTTPRTPTPQTPWSVTLLAPATESSTQEIGEELINGVIYSISLRKVQLHQGATKGQRWLGCENESALNLYETCKVRTVKAGTLEKLVEHLVPAFQGSDLSYVTVFLCTYRAFTTTQQVLDLLFKRYGRCDVLTASSRYGCILPYSSEDGGPQDQLKNAISSILGTWLDQYSEDFCQPPDFPCLKQLVAYVQLNMPGSDLERRAHLLLAQLEDLEPSEVEPEALSPAPVLSLKPASQLEPATEPASQLEPAPAQASQLEPAPEVPAPSRVVSPVPEPAAAPVPVLASSPVVAPAPEPPPELEPELDPALPHALELEPAPVPPPALEPSWPLPGATENGLQEKPHLLLFPPDLVAEQFTLMDAELFKKVVPYHCLGSIWSQRDKKGKEHLAPTIRATVAQFNNVANCVITTCLGDQSMKASDRARVVEHWIEVARECRALKNFSSLYAILSALQSNAIHRLKKTWEEVSRDSFRVFQKLSEIFSDENNYSLSRELLIKEGTSKFATLEMNPRRAQRRQKETGVIQGTVPYLGTFLTDLVMLDTAMKDYLYGRLINFEKRRKEFEVIAQIKLLQSACNNYSIAPEERFGAWFRAMERLSEAESYNLSCELEPPSESASNTLRSKKSTAIVKRWSDRQAPSTELSTSSSAHSKSCDQLRCGPYLGSGDITDALSVHSAGSSSSDVEEINMSFVPESPDGQEKKFWESASQSSPETSGISSASSSTSSSSASTTPVSTTRTHKRSVSGVCSYSSSPLPLYNQQVGDCCIIRVSLDVDNGNMYKSILVTSQDKAPTVIRKAMDKHNLDEDEPEDYELVQIITEDHKLKIPENANVFYAMNSTANYDFILKKRTFTKGANKVKHGASSTLPRMKQKGLKIAKGIF
- the Ralgds gene encoding ral guanine nucleotide dissociation stimulator isoform X6, whose protein sequence is MVQRMWAEAARPVWGAEPLFPGTRRSRSVWDAVRLEVGVPDSCPVVLHSFTQLDPDLPRLESSTQEIGEELINGVIYSISLRKVQLHQGATKGQRWLGCENESALNLYETCKVRTVKAGTLEKLVEHLVPAFQGSDLSYVTVFLCTYRAFTTTQQVLDLLFKRYGCILPYSSEDGGPQDQLKNAISSILGTWLDQYSEDFCQPPDFPCLKQLVAYVQLNMPGSDLERRAHLLLAQLEDLEPSEVEPEALSPAPVLSLKPASQLEPATEPASQLEPAPAQASQLEPAPEVPAPSRVVSPVPEPAAAPVPVLASSPVVAPAPEPPPELEPELDPALPHALELEPAPVPPPALEPSWPLPGATENGLQEKPHLLLFPPDLVAEQFTLMDAELFKKVVPYHCLGSIWSQRDKKGKEHLAPTIRATVAQFNNVANCVITTCLGDQSMKASDRARVVEHWIEVARECRALKNFSSLYAILSALQSNAIHRLKKTWEEVSRDSFRVFQKLSEIFSDENNYSLSRELLIKEGTSKFATLEMNPRRAQRRQKETGVIQGTVPYLGTFLTDLVMLDTAMKDYLYGRLINFEKRRKEFEVIAQIKLLQSACNNYSIAPEERFGAWFRAMERLSEAESYNLSCELEPPSESASNTLRSKKSTAIVKRWSDRQAPSTELSTSSSAHSKSCDQLRCGPYLGSGDITDALSVHSAGSSSSDVEEINMSFVPESPDGQEKKFWESASQSSPETSGISSASSSTSSSSASTTPVSTTRTHKRSVSGVCSYSSSPLPLYNQQVGDCCIIRVSLDVDNGNMYKSILVTSQDKAPTVIRKAMDKHNLDEDEPEDYELVQIITEDHKLKIPENANVFYAMNSTANYDFILKKRTFTKGANKVKHGASSTLPRMKQKGLKIAKGIF